The following proteins come from a genomic window of Proteiniphilum propionicum:
- a CDS encoding AAA family ATPase → MECPSCNKPNRSKALYCKWCGENVITEINDPLSDLIGLEAIKKQLEELVKTCENISLRTKKTGVRIRLGMDMVITGNTGTGKTELIKVLQNLLFSTGIIKKNNAVIVDAVDFDEFSRKTEKTDNWSENTNKAKGGLLVIENAQKLVPQTSANEINKLDKLFKCMNDEWDNDPIVILSGLSGLKAFMMANADIANRFEYHFDLTGYDSKELTGICLKKLHDNYDGLTLSEDATAKLERVFKHEFRNKKSDFGNGHLATKKASEIFANVIKRNHNAQNAECEDITGNEFRPRSYDEIMQELDSFVGIEEIKQSIKKIISRLDTGEMMHGEKAKREIKDHFLFLGNPGTGKTTIARIFADILNSLDVLPTGQLVEVSRKELVAGYVGHTAIAVEEAVNRAMGGVLFIDEAYSIIKDENDSFGIEAVNTLLKLIEDNRGKLVAIAAGYTKEMADFLAANSGMKSRFNETINFRDYTAKELTEIFRRLVKKEKMTLSDDAEKNIENFFNRMYISRDKKSFGNAREVRNAFDKALKNHALRVQQLKGDANITQEMLYTLTRADIEGEENLKEKDLDTILTELDQFIGMDSVKTEIRKLATKLMMDKKMQEKGFADAELTNVHIVLTGSPGTGKTTIANKLGEIFKAIGLLPSDRVVVKEPKDILSSIVNDSSKRMDKACDEAMGATLLIDEAYNLAKVDGVGNVDETGRQAVEALMTRMSNDAGKFVVIVAGYKNEVDRFIQKANPGLDRRFTTRLHIEDYTANQLVDIYKLNARKNKLNLTQEAEVRLHKLVNRMVDAKKPNFGNAGEVIKVLAETKARKANRLAEMMGQGIDITKEIYQTIEADDIPYNEPKALVKNDYLKNLDQLIGLENVKNEVRRVAGYIEVERAKAARLGKKFQGLDDHYLFVGNPGTGKTTVARIMADILYSLDVLPTNKLTETARDGLVDMFQGHTAKRTKEVFQSAMGGVLFIDEAYSLKQSDGDSFGQEAIDTLLKLMEDNRGKIICIAAGYPYEINQWLNSNSGLKHRFTKTIDFDDYNDKELAQIFLMKAQKDQLILTPEAEKLMRNYFCDLYENRDENFANARQVNKYFAKVKTNQSTRIQEIMNQPDFEVDSFKLLMAEDMLL, encoded by the coding sequence ATGGAGTGTCCTTCGTGCAATAAACCCAACAGAAGCAAAGCGCTGTACTGCAAATGGTGCGGAGAAAATGTAATAACTGAAATCAACGATCCGTTAAGCGACCTAATCGGCTTGGAAGCCATTAAGAAGCAACTTGAAGAACTGGTTAAAACATGTGAAAACATTTCGTTGCGGACAAAAAAGACAGGGGTGAGAATTCGCCTGGGAATGGATATGGTGATTACGGGAAATACCGGAACAGGGAAAACTGAACTTATCAAAGTATTGCAAAACCTGCTTTTCTCAACCGGTATTATCAAGAAAAATAATGCCGTGATTGTCGATGCGGTCGATTTTGATGAGTTTTCACGAAAGACCGAAAAAACAGACAACTGGTCCGAAAATACAAACAAAGCCAAAGGAGGGCTGCTGGTCATCGAAAACGCTCAAAAACTCGTACCGCAAACCTCCGCCAACGAAATCAACAAACTCGATAAACTCTTCAAATGTATGAACGACGAATGGGACAATGATCCCATCGTAATACTTTCGGGATTATCGGGACTGAAAGCCTTTATGATGGCTAATGCCGATATTGCAAACCGCTTTGAATACCATTTCGACTTGACCGGTTATGATTCAAAAGAGCTGACCGGTATTTGCCTGAAGAAACTCCATGACAACTACGATGGATTGACCCTCAGCGAAGATGCAACAGCTAAACTGGAGCGTGTATTCAAACATGAGTTCCGCAACAAAAAAAGTGATTTCGGCAACGGACACTTGGCCACAAAAAAAGCTTCCGAAATTTTCGCTAATGTCATAAAACGCAACCATAACGCACAAAACGCTGAATGCGAAGATATAACAGGCAACGAATTTCGCCCCAGAAGCTACGATGAGATTATGCAAGAGTTGGACAGCTTTGTGGGTATTGAGGAGATCAAACAATCCATCAAAAAAATTATCAGCCGGTTAGATACAGGTGAAATGATGCACGGCGAAAAGGCAAAACGGGAGATAAAAGACCACTTCCTGTTTTTAGGCAATCCCGGGACAGGCAAAACAACCATTGCCCGTATTTTTGCAGATATACTCAATTCGCTCGATGTATTACCCACAGGACAGTTAGTTGAGGTCTCCAGAAAAGAATTGGTAGCTGGCTATGTCGGACATACGGCTATTGCGGTGGAAGAAGCGGTAAACAGAGCAATGGGGGGTGTCTTGTTTATTGATGAAGCCTACTCGATTATTAAAGACGAGAACGACTCCTTCGGTATTGAGGCAGTAAACACACTGCTGAAACTCATTGAAGACAACAGAGGTAAGCTGGTTGCCATAGCTGCAGGATATACAAAGGAAATGGCAGACTTTCTCGCGGCTAACTCAGGCATGAAGTCACGTTTCAACGAAACCATAAATTTCAGAGACTATACCGCCAAAGAACTGACTGAGATTTTCCGTCGGTTGGTGAAAAAAGAAAAGATGACCCTGAGTGACGACGCTGAAAAAAACATTGAAAACTTCTTCAACCGTATGTATATCTCCCGCGATAAAAAATCGTTCGGCAATGCCAGGGAAGTACGCAATGCGTTCGACAAAGCGTTGAAAAATCACGCGCTCCGTGTGCAACAACTCAAAGGCGATGCCAATATCACGCAAGAAATGCTCTACACACTTACCCGGGCAGATATTGAAGGAGAGGAAAATCTGAAAGAAAAAGATTTGGACACTATCCTCACAGAGCTTGACCAATTTATCGGAATGGACTCGGTAAAAACCGAAATACGCAAGCTGGCCACCAAGCTGATGATGGATAAAAAAATGCAGGAAAAAGGTTTTGCCGATGCCGAACTCACCAATGTACATATCGTCCTTACCGGCAGTCCTGGCACAGGAAAAACGACCATTGCCAATAAGCTGGGCGAGATATTTAAAGCCATAGGCCTACTTCCTTCCGACAGGGTGGTTGTCAAAGAACCGAAAGACATCCTCAGCTCTATTGTCAACGACAGCTCAAAGCGTATGGACAAAGCCTGCGATGAAGCCATGGGTGCCACCTTGCTGATAGACGAAGCGTATAATCTTGCCAAAGTGGATGGTGTGGGAAACGTGGATGAAACGGGCAGACAGGCCGTGGAAGCCCTGATGACACGCATGAGCAACGATGCCGGTAAGTTTGTAGTGATTGTGGCAGGATATAAAAACGAAGTTGATAGGTTTATCCAAAAAGCAAATCCGGGATTAGACCGTAGATTTACCACCCGGCTGCATATCGAAGACTATACCGCCAATCAATTGGTGGATATCTACAAGCTGAACGCCAGAAAAAACAAACTTAATCTCACCCAAGAGGCTGAAGTGCGACTACATAAGCTTGTTAATAGAATGGTAGACGCCAAAAAACCTAACTTTGGCAATGCGGGCGAGGTAATTAAGGTGCTTGCCGAAACAAAAGCCCGTAAAGCGAACCGTTTGGCTGAAATGATGGGACAAGGCATCGACATAACCAAAGAGATATACCAGACGATAGAAGCAGACGATATCCCATACAATGAACCAAAAGCATTGGTTAAAAACGATTATCTCAAAAATCTAGACCAATTGATAGGATTGGAAAATGTCAAAAATGAAGTGCGTCGTGTAGCCGGCTACATCGAAGTAGAGCGGGCCAAAGCAGCGAGGCTCGGCAAAAAGTTCCAGGGACTTGACGATCATTACCTTTTTGTAGGAAACCCCGGTACAGGCAAAACAACGGTAGCCAGAATTATGGCCGATATTTTATATTCATTGGATGTATTGCCTACAAACAAACTCACGGAAACAGCCCGCGATGGCCTGGTAGATATGTTCCAGGGACATACCGCCAAAAGGACCAAAGAGGTCTTTCAGAGCGCCATGGGCGGTGTGCTTTTTATCGATGAAGCATATTCGCTAAAACAATCGGATGGTGATTCTTTCGGACAGGAGGCCATTGATACTCTTCTGAAATTAATGGAAGACAACAGAGGTAAAATTATCTGCATTGCTGCCGGATATCCGTATGAGATAAATCAGTGGCTCAATAGCAACAGCGGATTGAAGCATCGATTTACCAAGACCATCGATTTCGATGACTATAATGACAAAGAATTGGCTCAAATATTCTTGATGAAAGCACAAAAAGACCAGTTGATACTTACCCCGGAAGCCGAAAAGCTAATGAGGAACTATTTCTGCGACTTATACGAAAATCGCGATGAGAACTTTGCAAATGCCCGGCAAGTCAATAAATACTTTGCAAAAGTAAAAACAAACCAAAGTACACGTATTCAAGAAATCATGAACCAGCCCGATTTTGAAGTAGACAGCTTTAAATTGTTAATGGCAGAAGATATGCTTTTATAA
- a CDS encoding RNA recognition motif domain-containing protein, producing the protein MNIYVSNLSYDTTTESLQELFAEYGEISSVNIIRDRISGQSRGFGFVEMPNDDNAQKAIDELNNSDFEGKTITVNKARPRPERNDGGYNRRRY; encoded by the coding sequence ATGAACATTTATGTATCAAATTTAAGCTACGACACAACAACTGAAAGCTTACAGGAATTATTTGCAGAATACGGTGAAATATCTTCTGTCAACATAATAAGAGACAGGATCAGTGGTCAGTCCAGGGGTTTCGGATTTGTAGAAATGCCAAATGACGACAACGCTCAAAAAGCCATTGATGAGCTGAATAATAGCGATTTTGAAGGAAAAACAATCACCGTAAACAAAGCCCGTCCAAGACCGGAAAGAAACGACGGTGGTTACAACAGAAGACGGTATTAA
- a CDS encoding NAD(P)H-dependent flavin oxidoreductase: MFKSFFIGEKEIKLPIIQGGMGVGISLSGLASAVANEGGIGVISSAGLGLLYRRKPGDYLKDCIWGLKEELRKSREKSKGTIGVNIMVALSNFADMVRTTIAEKADIIFAGAGLPLDLPSYLSTSSETKLVPIVSSARAAKVICEKWQTNYNYLPDAIVVEGPKAGGHLGFKRENLEDANYSLERLVPEVLAIATSYKDKKTIPVIAAGGISTGEDILRFIQLGASGVQIGSLFVPTDECDASDAFKQIYVNSSQSDLMIIQSPVGMPGRAFQGDFLDSVNAGNEIPKSCPYHCIKTCDYSKSPYCIIKALYNASKGRMNRGYAFAGANAYLTEKISSVREVISNLKKEFIDAEFLLGKDLAH, translated from the coding sequence ATGTTCAAATCATTTTTTATTGGAGAAAAAGAAATTAAATTGCCCATTATTCAGGGCGGCATGGGTGTTGGCATATCCCTTTCAGGCCTAGCTTCGGCAGTAGCCAACGAAGGAGGAATTGGAGTGATTTCAAGTGCAGGCTTAGGATTGCTATACCGGCGAAAACCGGGTGATTATCTGAAAGACTGCATTTGGGGACTAAAAGAAGAATTGCGCAAATCTCGCGAAAAGTCCAAAGGAACAATCGGTGTGAATATCATGGTTGCTTTGTCAAATTTCGCCGATATGGTGCGTACCACAATTGCTGAAAAGGCCGATATAATTTTTGCGGGTGCAGGATTGCCCTTGGATTTACCATCCTACCTATCCACTTCAAGCGAAACAAAGCTCGTTCCCATCGTATCATCAGCACGTGCCGCAAAAGTGATTTGCGAAAAGTGGCAAACCAATTACAATTATCTCCCGGATGCCATTGTGGTAGAAGGACCCAAGGCAGGAGGCCACCTCGGTTTTAAGAGAGAAAATCTGGAGGATGCGAATTATTCCTTGGAAAGACTAGTTCCGGAAGTGCTGGCAATTGCCACAAGTTACAAAGACAAGAAAACAATTCCCGTAATTGCTGCCGGCGGAATTTCTACTGGGGAGGATATCCTTCGTTTTATTCAGCTTGGCGCATCAGGCGTACAGATAGGAAGTCTCTTCGTGCCAACCGATGAATGTGACGCTTCAGATGCATTTAAGCAAATTTATGTCAATTCCTCACAATCGGATCTGATGATTATTCAAAGTCCGGTGGGTATGCCGGGGCGCGCTTTTCAGGGAGATTTTTTAGATAGCGTCAATGCTGGCAACGAAATACCCAAATCGTGCCCTTACCACTGTATCAAGACCTGCGATTATTCAAAAAGCCCATATTGCATAATCAAAGCGTTGTATAATGCTTCAAAAGGCAGGATGAACCGGGGATACGCATTTGCCGGAGCAAACGCCTATCTGACAGAAAAAATATCCAGTGTAAGAGAAGTAATATCTAACCTGAAAAAAGAATTTATTGATGCTGAATTTCTGTTGGGTAAAGATTTAGCGCATTAA
- a CDS encoding PP2C family protein-serine/threonine phosphatase: MLVKTDLICDIGCVRQKNEDIILLDGELYRDKSAQSKYELTPEVRFVAIVADGMGGHKGGDVASEIVAQQFNEFVYNLPGKLSQEEVISRIKDWTQATHQLLVHLSSVNRELEEMGSTFCGMLFYEKMIFILNIGDSRIYRFRDGIFKQLSTDHSLRQLTGDMSIPNNIIYNSFGGNDDVYIDVKNISGQVFENDIFLICSDGLADMVSDTEIEKTLIETVSAQKLVDKAKQAGGKDNISVIIMQICQSTNSGL; the protein is encoded by the coding sequence ATGCTTGTCAAAACAGACCTGATTTGCGATATTGGCTGCGTAAGGCAGAAGAACGAAGACATAATACTGCTGGATGGAGAGTTGTATCGTGATAAATCGGCACAGAGCAAGTACGAGCTCACCCCGGAAGTCCGCTTTGTAGCCATAGTTGCCGACGGCATGGGCGGACACAAGGGAGGTGATGTTGCCTCCGAGATTGTCGCTCAGCAATTCAACGAGTTTGTTTACAACCTGCCCGGCAAATTGAGTCAAGAGGAAGTAATTTCGCGAATAAAAGATTGGACACAAGCAACACATCAGCTTCTTGTCCACTTAAGCAGTGTGAATAGGGAGTTGGAAGAGATGGGTTCTACTTTTTGCGGTATGCTGTTTTACGAAAAGATGATTTTCATTCTCAATATCGGCGACAGCAGGATTTATCGATTTCGCGACGGTATATTCAAGCAACTAAGCACCGATCACTCTTTGCGTCAGCTCACGGGCGATATGTCCATACCCAACAACATTATCTACAACTCGTTTGGCGGCAACGATGATGTTTATATTGATGTGAAAAACATCTCCGGACAAGTTTTTGAAAACGATATTTTCCTGATATGCTCCGATGGACTGGCAGATATGGTTTCTGACACTGAAATAGAAAAGACTTTGATAGAGACTGTTTCGGCACAGAAATTAGTGGATAAAGCCAAACAAGCGGGCGGAAAAGACAATATAAGCGTAATAATAATGCAAATCTGCCAATCAACTAACTCCGGCCTATGA
- a CDS encoding protein kinase domain-containing protein has product MDKTLRPDSKTIRATERKSNVSPTERTLRPNEDRTIRKAQRQTGGEKTARTNEAKTLRKTKQQSETAHTIQTTATEFTIKNKPYTVVNVISEGTGEAQIYLVEHEKDQSVLKLYYPNLMPPPNFTIIESVKSYAETGSFVQVFDCGEWIDPATGMKRIYELMEYCTGGSLEQLNVNKDEKLIGEIALQCGASIQFLNSKGVIHRDIKPANFFFADDTKGVETLRLADFGIAINTDKEGIAEIKADSQLRTPVYTAPEYYYTIDGKIQFDYKSDFYSLGMMLLVLWDGEKIFTLKEYELRNLKIHGNLPYPTDISDRTLQLFKALTDPDPRSRADYHDIIRWVKGENIYELKEKTSEGFNILFDPANNLTATSAEELGQFMYDNQGLAAKYLYSGKIAEWLTGNKRPDLAVEMEDIVENQFPKDKEAGTLTACFFLNMIIPYYDVNNRPHSTPISIAQSLNENAEYYAAALANNNDRLFLFLSSHGSRNLTERFAPLFKKKNDNIEPLRQLIYTLNPQAPWILTNEENEVFECHTIDDVINANYKETLSDESWKNLLEESFLLWVRNQNPAVEGRIRSQEGHDENAWCVLYYLSPKVSYNLSLEEDSDTYFFTSAEIGEYMNNMIDDFIHDAENSEYASEQLDMMCDIDDTRLYYYLKSKVVYDDKIEWIRYCADVNSVENAAKYAPYNWKTGVYKSIKGLGYDPYYYFPESDEYIYNLEELNDIPNKEVEEELENGFLKEWIALFFQENPDEDLSEKYTFESLTVDYIDFISQYSVNDVEINDYHEAVGTVQNTHSKLKRNYRTNLIVKIVMGILSLMAVGFVSYKLLISELAFNTNSKWLYIIPLIIGYAVGRYRYGECLDSFVKSFLIGLGSFIGISLIVSFSISYPAYLLSGLLIAGLIWVAIICYIRTRLHIRRKKHLFKPGFEELSLEPLHYGFVADEGEMFESSIGGVSLQLVADLRQNTKKVLKNTAMLILLSIFLFLGHAYLSMYVSNKQTNKARYEALAGEYKGIFDNRDAVFTITDMEEEKAKAEIEVRYKSLITEKLKGEINIDTRSFHFDDINRNNNQLDGEYNGSFNDDFSQLSGTYKNYTTRKEVEFKFNK; this is encoded by the coding sequence ATGGATAAAACACTTAGGCCCGACAGTAAAACCATAAGAGCTACCGAAAGAAAATCCAACGTTTCGCCAACAGAGAGAACCTTGCGACCGAACGAAGACAGAACCATTCGCAAGGCACAAAGGCAAACGGGAGGAGAAAAAACAGCACGTACAAATGAAGCCAAAACACTTAGAAAAACCAAACAGCAGTCCGAAACAGCTCACACTATACAAACAACAGCCACGGAGTTTACAATAAAAAATAAACCATACACGGTTGTGAACGTAATTTCGGAAGGGACAGGCGAAGCACAGATATATCTTGTAGAACATGAAAAAGATCAATCTGTGCTGAAACTATATTATCCCAACCTGATGCCGCCTCCCAATTTTACAATCATTGAATCAGTTAAAAGTTATGCCGAAACAGGATCCTTTGTTCAAGTGTTCGACTGTGGCGAGTGGATTGACCCGGCAACAGGCATGAAACGAATTTACGAACTGATGGAATATTGTACCGGAGGTTCGTTGGAACAGCTCAATGTAAATAAAGACGAAAAACTGATAGGCGAAATAGCCTTGCAATGTGGCGCATCTATACAGTTCCTAAATAGCAAAGGGGTCATACACAGAGACATAAAACCAGCCAACTTCTTTTTTGCCGATGACACCAAAGGGGTTGAAACACTTCGCCTTGCCGATTTTGGTATTGCTATAAATACGGACAAGGAGGGCATAGCCGAAATAAAGGCTGATTCGCAACTGCGTACACCTGTATATACAGCTCCTGAGTATTATTATACCATTGACGGCAAAATCCAATTCGATTACAAATCCGATTTTTATTCCCTTGGAATGATGTTGCTGGTGCTTTGGGACGGCGAAAAAATATTTACTCTTAAAGAGTACGAACTTAGGAATCTGAAGATACACGGCAACTTGCCATACCCGACAGATATTTCGGATAGGACCTTACAACTGTTTAAAGCTCTTACGGACCCAGATCCGAGATCACGAGCCGACTACCACGACATCATTCGTTGGGTGAAAGGAGAGAATATTTACGAGTTGAAGGAGAAAACAAGTGAAGGGTTTAATATCTTGTTCGACCCGGCCAACAACCTTACTGCCACTTCTGCCGAAGAGTTGGGGCAGTTTATGTACGACAATCAGGGACTGGCTGCCAAATATTTGTATTCGGGTAAAATAGCCGAATGGCTTACCGGTAACAAAAGACCCGATTTGGCGGTAGAGATGGAAGACATCGTTGAAAACCAATTCCCCAAAGACAAGGAAGCGGGTACTCTGACTGCGTGTTTCTTTTTGAATATGATTATCCCATACTACGATGTTAACAACCGCCCACACTCCACTCCCATATCTATTGCCCAATCGCTAAACGAGAACGCTGAATACTATGCGGCCGCGTTAGCCAATAATAACGACCGGCTTTTTTTATTCCTTAGCTCTCACGGCTCAAGGAATTTAACGGAAAGATTCGCTCCGCTTTTCAAGAAAAAGAACGACAACATAGAACCGTTGCGTCAGCTTATTTATACCTTAAATCCACAGGCACCGTGGATACTTACCAACGAAGAAAACGAGGTGTTTGAATGCCACACCATTGACGATGTTATAAATGCCAATTACAAAGAAACACTTTCCGATGAATCGTGGAAAAACCTTCTCGAAGAGTCGTTTTTACTGTGGGTTCGCAACCAGAACCCGGCGGTAGAGGGTAGAATTCGCTCGCAAGAGGGACACGATGAAAATGCGTGGTGCGTATTGTACTACCTGAGCCCGAAAGTATCATATAACCTGAGTCTTGAAGAAGATTCCGACACCTATTTCTTTACGTCTGCCGAAATAGGAGAATACATGAATAATATGATAGATGATTTTATTCATGATGCCGAAAATAGTGAATACGCGAGTGAGCAACTGGATATGATGTGCGACATTGACGACACACGCCTTTACTATTACTTGAAATCAAAAGTGGTTTATGACGACAAGATAGAGTGGATAAGATATTGCGCAGATGTAAATTCAGTGGAGAATGCTGCAAAGTACGCTCCATACAATTGGAAAACCGGTGTTTATAAAAGCATCAAAGGACTTGGCTACGATCCGTATTATTATTTTCCCGAAAGTGATGAGTATATTTACAACCTCGAAGAATTAAACGATATTCCGAATAAGGAAGTAGAAGAAGAACTGGAAAATGGATTCCTAAAAGAATGGATAGCCTTGTTTTTTCAAGAAAATCCCGATGAAGACTTGTCGGAGAAATATACTTTTGAAAGCCTGACTGTCGATTACATAGACTTCATTTCACAATATAGTGTAAACGACGTTGAAATTAATGATTATCACGAAGCTGTAGGCACAGTACAAAATACACATTCAAAATTGAAACGAAATTACAGGACCAACCTGATTGTTAAAATTGTAATGGGGATATTGTCCCTTATGGCCGTTGGATTTGTCTCGTATAAGTTGTTAATCTCAGAATTAGCATTCAATACCAATTCTAAATGGCTGTACATTATCCCATTAATAATCGGTTATGCCGTTGGGAGATATAGATATGGCGAATGTCTTGACAGTTTCGTTAAAAGCTTCCTAATAGGCTTGGGCTCTTTTATCGGAATATCCTTGATAGTTTCCTTTTCAATATCCTATCCTGCCTATCTATTATCCGGACTGTTGATAGCCGGCTTGATATGGGTAGCTATCATATGCTATATAAGAACAAGGTTGCATATTAGAAGGAAGAAACACCTTTTTAAACCCGGTTTCGAAGAACTAAGCCTTGAGCCACTGCACTACGGATTTGTAGCCGATGAAGGAGAAATGTTTGAATCCTCTATCGGTGGGGTAAGCCTCCAATTGGTGGCAGACTTGAGACAAAACACTAAGAAAGTGTTGAAAAATACCGCCATGTTAATATTATTGTCAATCTTCCTTTTCCTGGGACATGCTTATCTGTCGATGTATGTTTCCAACAAACAAACCAATAAGGCAAGATACGAAGCGTTGGCAGGCGAATATAAAGGTATTTTTGATAATAGGGACGCTGTTTTCACCATTACAGACATGGAAGAAGAAAAAGCAAAAGCCGAAATAGAAGTACGGTATAAAAGTTTAATCACCGAGAAGCTGAAAGGCGAAATCAATATCGACACGCGCAGCTTTCATTTCGACGATATAAACAGAAACAATAACCAACTTGATGGCGAATATAACGGCTCATTCAACGATGACTTTAGCCAATTGTCGGGAACGTACAAAAACTACACAACAAGAAAAGAGGTTGAATTTAAGTTTAACAAATAG
- a CDS encoding YrhA family protein, which translates to MIIKDIIRNLDEYVLANPPATGKDIDRCNNQMTKINAPRLPVDFVAFLQICNGMQYNGMQIFGSKQNEIIHFTAQNRIYYERFDEINDLIFFGQIDDDLYTYNAQTQKYQARDICSFDIWDEYNSFSEFFSKEMMKWLA; encoded by the coding sequence ATGATTATCAAAGATATAATACGTAATCTCGATGAATATGTCCTTGCAAATCCTCCGGCTACCGGCAAGGATATCGACAGATGCAACAACCAGATGACAAAAATCAACGCTCCGCGGTTGCCTGTCGACTTTGTAGCGTTTCTTCAGATATGTAACGGCATGCAGTATAACGGCATGCAGATATTTGGCAGCAAACAAAACGAAATTATTCATTTTACCGCACAAAACCGTATCTATTACGAGCGTTTTGACGAGATAAATGATTTGATTTTCTTCGGGCAAATTGATGACGACTTGTACACCTATAACGCACAAACACAAAAATATCAGGCACGCGACATTTGCAGTTTTGATATTTGGGACGAATATAACTCCTTCAGTGAGTTTTTCTCGAAAGAAATGATGAAATGGCTTGCTTAA
- a CDS encoding double zinc ribbon domain-containing protein, giving the protein MNHKQQAQLRQAQPMQAQKAETKTRDNHTMQENRCKKCGASYSSDDKFCSECGCSLNLTTCHKCGAGIKAGIELCPQCGENLLLEICPFCGSSVSSTDLFCSECGNPKSGITCSNCQTLNFRSFCRKCNAPLNARARQALLIAKKDPIVKKTVVLIEELAQLEEYILSQTQEAKKEQLSEEDLNLVNEHKELLASIRGMKLEKEKPQPKLKPQPKPENNSKISFSIHALSKEEAMEKYKEKLKEMQETLSAMIPDAGMTPQMQRDFHSARKVEIEVLTRQKVPIGWRCKAYGCLHSQPNECVKPFSGGEWIYEEREILTRTWGHK; this is encoded by the coding sequence ATGAACCATAAGCAACAAGCGCAACTAAGGCAAGCACAACCAATGCAAGCGCAAAAAGCGGAAACCAAAACCCGGGATAACCACACCATGCAAGAGAACCGCTGCAAAAAATGCGGCGCTTCTTATTCAAGTGATGACAAGTTTTGCTCCGAATGTGGTTGCTCTCTAAACTTAACCACCTGCCATAAGTGCGGAGCCGGTATAAAGGCCGGCATAGAGCTGTGTCCACAATGTGGAGAAAATCTGCTGTTGGAAATCTGTCCTTTCTGCGGAAGTTCTGTCAGTAGCACCGATCTGTTTTGTTCCGAGTGTGGAAATCCCAAATCGGGTATCACCTGTTCAAACTGCCAAACGCTGAATTTCAGAAGTTTCTGTCGAAAATGCAATGCTCCTCTAAACGCACGGGCACGGCAAGCTCTCCTTATTGCTAAGAAAGATCCGATAGTAAAAAAGACAGTCGTGTTGATCGAAGAGCTTGCTCAATTAGAAGAGTATATTTTAAGTCAAACGCAAGAGGCCAAAAAAGAACAACTATCGGAAGAGGATTTGAATTTGGTAAACGAGCATAAAGAGTTGCTTGCGTCCATCCGAGGAATGAAGTTGGAAAAAGAAAAACCACAACCTAAACTCAAACCTCAACCAAAGCCTGAAAACAATAGCAAGATATCTTTCTCTATACATGCCTTAAGCAAAGAGGAAGCGATGGAAAAGTACAAAGAGAAACTAAAAGAGATGCAGGAAACGTTATCAGCAATGATACCCGATGCGGGTATGACGCCGCAAATGCAACGCGACTTTCATTCGGCACGAAAAGTAGAGATAGAAGTACTTACCAGGCAGAAAGTACCCATAGGGTGGCGGTGTAAAGCCTACGGCTGTCTTCACTCGCAACCCAATGAGTGCGTAAAACCTTTTTCAGGTGGAGAGTGGATTTATGAAGAACGTGAAATATTGACAAGGACGTGGGGACATAAATAA
- a CDS encoding FHA domain-containing protein, with amino-acid sequence MPELVKCPLCGKEIEADSFYCDQCGEELKLCGNGHGFKKGKVCSQCGQPLVKAKFAPNNKSQTEPDNSVVTHNTAVEPTQTDNSSQKTIRLTPTKAKPQFMVGKSINARLPIKEGAVIGRRTGDYVSTFASQGYVSGTHARIQANADGDYEIIDLDSTNGTFVNGSQIAPNKPTAIHTGDEIAFYDTTFIIE; translated from the coding sequence ATGCCTGAATTAGTAAAATGCCCTCTTTGCGGCAAAGAAATTGAAGCCGATAGTTTCTACTGCGACCAGTGCGGAGAAGAGTTGAAGCTTTGCGGAAACGGACACGGTTTCAAGAAAGGTAAAGTTTGCAGCCAATGCGGACAACCATTGGTTAAAGCAAAATTTGCCCCTAATAATAAAAGTCAGACTGAGCCCGATAATAGCGTTGTCACACACAATACTGCAGTTGAACCTACGCAAACGGATAATAGCTCTCAAAAAACGATACGCCTTACTCCAACAAAGGCTAAACCTCAATTTATGGTCGGCAAAAGCATCAATGCCCGGTTGCCCATAAAAGAGGGAGCTGTTATTGGCAGGCGCACGGGCGATTATGTCTCAACATTTGCCTCGCAAGGTTATGTGTCGGGAACACATGCCAGAATCCAGGCCAATGCCGACGGGGATTATGAAATTATTGACTTGGATTCCACTAACGGCACATTCGTAAATGGCTCACAAATAGCGCCCAATAAGCCTACTGCCATCCATACAGGTGATGAAATAGCCTTCTATGACACCACTTTTATTATCGAATAA